In Tenacibaculum pacificus, a single window of DNA contains:
- a CDS encoding transporter: MKNLLKIKDLLKIKKTYLLFFTLLTTVMYSENPFPSDYRLFLEEDCDACGCSNNGGSLGMGGILENNFIGVRYLHQQYESKDGIFNNSPKIEESFNTMQIWSRIPITSKLDVQVFVPYHFHTRNYIDKSTQISGLGDVSLFANYTLINQQKGAYNETSDKVTSTNHLLKIGGGIKLPTGSFNEKNNNAINPSFQLGTGSVDYIANVQYVYKYNKLGVTNYVNYYYKTINKKEYKFGNQFNFNSAFFYVFKDNQKHSFVPSLGVSGEFYQSNEKFNLEIKNTKGHALFTNIGFEYNTEKITFGALGMYPINQNLAQGTIDVKYRTSLYFNYNF; this comes from the coding sequence ATGAAGAATTTATTAAAGATAAAAGATTTGCTGAAAATTAAAAAAACATACTTGTTATTTTTTACTTTATTAACTACAGTTATGTATTCAGAAAATCCTTTTCCTTCTGATTACCGTCTTTTTTTAGAAGAAGATTGTGATGCTTGTGGTTGCAGTAATAATGGAGGTAGTTTAGGCATGGGAGGTATTCTTGAAAATAATTTTATTGGAGTTAGGTATTTACATCAACAATATGAATCAAAAGATGGTATTTTTAATAATTCGCCTAAAATAGAAGAATCATTTAATACCATGCAAATTTGGTCACGTATTCCAATTACATCAAAATTAGATGTACAAGTATTTGTTCCTTATCATTTTCATACTAGAAATTATATTGATAAATCTACTCAAATAAGCGGTTTAGGAGATGTAAGTTTATTTGCAAATTATACGTTAATTAATCAACAAAAAGGAGCGTATAATGAAACTTCAGATAAAGTAACATCAACAAATCATTTGTTAAAAATAGGAGGGGGGATAAAACTTCCAACAGGTAGTTTTAATGAAAAAAATAATAATGCTATTAATCCGAGTTTTCAATTAGGAACAGGAAGCGTAGATTATATAGCCAATGTACAATATGTATACAAGTATAATAAATTAGGAGTTACAAATTATGTAAATTATTATTATAAAACAATCAATAAAAAAGAGTATAAATTTGGAAATCAATTCAATTTTAACAGTGCTTTTTTCTATGTTTTTAAAGATAATCAAAAGCATTCTTTTGTACCTTCTTTAGGTGTTTCAGGTGAGTTTTATCAAAGTAATGAAAAATTTAACTTAGAGATAAAAAATACCAAAGGACATGCTTTGTTTACAAATATTGGTTTTGAATATAATACAGAAAAAATAACTTTTGGAGCATTAGGAATGTATCCAATAAATCAAAATTTAGCTCAAGGAACTATTGATGTAAAGTATAGAACAAGTTTATACTTTAATTATAATTTTTAA
- a CDS encoding cytochrome-c peroxidase — MKKILLFIVSICLFTSCNKDQGVYEKVPLAFEKPSNFPEIKYNLDNNPLTEKGFELGKKLFYEGKLSSDGVVACAFCHQQKFAFTHHGHTFSHGVDNREGTRNAPPIQNMAFQSQFAWDGAAFHLDLFSIIPITNPDEMGETVTNILAKLKQDKAYENLYSLAFDDGKINTENTLKALSQFMIMMVSSNSKYDKYVRDEEGGVFTDDEKEGLKLFENKCASCHKTALFTDDSFRNNGLPINQEINDLGRMRVTLLEDDKFKFKVPSLRNIALTAPYMHDGRFGSLKSVLNFYANGVEETTNLDPLLKHSDGSLGILMSANEKNKIIAFLNTLTDEEFIKDKRFAEN; from the coding sequence ATGAAGAAGATTCTACTATTTATAGTTAGTATCTGTCTTTTTACAAGTTGTAATAAAGACCAAGGAGTTTATGAAAAAGTTCCATTAGCTTTTGAAAAACCTAGTAATTTTCCAGAAATAAAATATAACTTAGATAATAATCCGTTAACAGAAAAAGGATTTGAGTTAGGTAAAAAATTGTTTTATGAAGGGAAATTATCTTCTGATGGAGTAGTTGCTTGTGCATTTTGTCATCAACAAAAATTTGCATTTACACATCATGGGCATACTTTTAGTCATGGAGTTGATAATAGAGAAGGTACTCGTAATGCACCACCTATACAGAACATGGCGTTTCAAAGTCAATTTGCATGGGATGGAGCTGCTTTTCATCTAGATTTATTTTCGATAATTCCTATAACGAACCCTGATGAAATGGGGGAAACAGTTACCAATATTTTAGCTAAATTAAAGCAAGATAAGGCTTATGAAAATTTATATTCTTTGGCTTTTGATGATGGTAAAATAAATACAGAAAATACTTTAAAGGCATTATCTCAATTTATGATTATGATGGTTTCTTCAAACTCGAAATACGATAAATATGTTAGAGATGAAGAAGGTGGAGTTTTTACTGATGATGAAAAAGAGGGTTTAAAACTATTTGAAAACAAATGTGCTTCTTGTCATAAAACAGCTTTATTTACGGATGATTCTTTTAGAAATAATGGTTTGCCAATTAATCAAGAAATTAACGATTTAGGTAGAATGCGTGTTACTCTTTTAGAAGATGATAAATTTAAATTTAAAGTTCCTAGTTTAAGAAACATAGCATTAACAGCACCTTATATGCACGATGGTCGTTTTGGGTCGTTAAAATCGGTACTTAATTTTTATGCTAACGGAGTAGAAGAAACTACAAATTTAGATCCATTATTAAAACACTCAGATGGTAGCTTAGGTATTTTAATGTCTGCCAATGAGAAAAATAAAATTATTGCATTTTTAAACACATTAACTGATGAAGAATTTATTAAAGATAAAAGATTTGCTGAAAATTAA
- a CDS encoding PepSY-associated TM helix domain-containing protein, protein MKNRKLNQWLWKWHFIAGIISLPFILVLSITGAIYLFNPDVESKEVAKIQDVENLHKTPISYQQQWENAKEKLKKKPSSMVINTNPDKATAFISGRFSHKTTVFVNQYTGEATGTFSPKDTWMYTVRKLHGELLGGKIGTKIIELIASWMVVLILTGIYIWWPFSSGIKGVFTIRFKEGKRILFRDLHAVTGFWMSLLLLLVLAGGLPWTDVFGSNFKWVQKVTNTGFPKTWSGRGLTSEVKEKRMTIEEMVAIANQQKLQGTVSIGLPKSAKSTFSVSNSTFPLDAQKKLHFDQYSGKLIKEHTWSDVGFLMRGRMWVMAFHQGQFGGWNWWLMFGVAVGLTLMTVAGLFSYLYRKQKGSWCIPKVSSQFKVGKSILLILVLLAILLPVFGVSLILILIVEKLFKFKKTH, encoded by the coding sequence ATGAAAAATAGAAAACTAAATCAATGGCTTTGGAAATGGCATTTTATTGCAGGAATTATTTCCTTGCCTTTTATATTGGTGTTATCTATTACTGGAGCTATTTATTTGTTCAATCCAGATGTAGAAAGTAAAGAGGTTGCAAAAATTCAAGACGTTGAAAATTTGCATAAAACACCAATTTCGTATCAACAACAGTGGGAGAATGCTAAAGAAAAATTAAAAAAGAAACCAAGTTCAATGGTTATTAATACAAATCCTGATAAAGCAACAGCATTTATTTCAGGTAGGTTCAGTCATAAAACAACAGTTTTTGTAAATCAATATACAGGTGAAGCTACAGGAACTTTTAGTCCTAAAGATACTTGGATGTACACCGTTAGAAAATTACATGGTGAGTTATTAGGAGGCAAAATAGGAACTAAAATTATTGAGTTAATTGCCAGTTGGATGGTGGTTTTAATTTTAACAGGAATCTATATTTGGTGGCCATTTTCTAGTGGGATAAAAGGTGTTTTTACAATCCGATTTAAAGAAGGAAAAAGAATTTTATTTAGAGATTTACATGCTGTTACAGGTTTTTGGATGTCTCTTTTATTATTACTTGTTTTAGCGGGTGGTTTACCTTGGACAGATGTTTTTGGAAGTAATTTTAAATGGGTTCAAAAAGTAACCAATACAGGATTTCCTAAAACATGGAGCGGACGTGGTTTAACATCCGAAGTAAAAGAAAAAAGAATGACCATTGAAGAAATGGTTGCTATTGCAAATCAGCAAAAATTACAAGGAACTGTTAGTATTGGTTTGCCAAAATCAGCAAAAAGTACTTTTAGTGTTTCGAATAGTACTTTTCCTTTAGATGCTCAAAAAAAGTTGCATTTCGATCAGTATTCAGGTAAATTAATAAAAGAACATACTTGGAGCGATGTCGGGTTTTTAATGCGTGGCAGAATGTGGGTTATGGCATTTCATCAAGGGCAATTTGGTGGTTGGAATTGGTGGTTGATGTTTGGCGTTGCTGTGGGTTTAACATTAATGACTGTTGCAGGTTTATTTTCGTATTTATATAGAAAACAAAAAGGAAGTTGGTGTATTCCAAAAGTATCATCTCAATTTAAAGTAGGGAAATCAATTTTATTGATATTGGTGTTATTAGCTATTTTATTACCTGTTTTTGGTGTGAGTCTAATTTTGATTTTAATCGTTGAAAAACTTTTTAAATTTAAAAAAACTCATTAA
- a CDS encoding MbnP family protein, producing the protein MKKIFNLLAITIAFTFASCNNDDTPSTLEGTNNVSIEFDASFGDDDLILGSSYTTENAEKLKISSFDYILSNFILVTDNGVEIEYPKEKGYFIISEGGVDKKKNVKVILEDIPAGTYNKVKFGIGIDQERYIDGQAAQEDFWTKAEDYSLTWSWQAGYKFVVLEGDFTSETQTEESKFMLHIASRGTTVDLYKEVELSMETALVSNDKSPQIHIKVNADKMLDGSNKIKLSEGETIMGGDKAALIADNNKEMFSVHHVHNGSDSHH; encoded by the coding sequence ATGAAAAAAATATTTAATTTATTAGCAATTACTATTGCTTTTACTTTCGCTTCTTGTAATAACGATGATACTCCTTCAACTTTAGAAGGAACAAATAATGTTTCAATTGAATTTGATGCTTCTTTTGGAGATGATGATTTAATTTTAGGAAGTTCATATACTACTGAAAATGCTGAAAAGTTAAAAATATCATCTTTTGATTACATTCTAAGTAATTTTATCTTAGTAACTGATAATGGTGTTGAGATAGAATATCCAAAGGAAAAAGGCTACTTTATTATTAGTGAAGGAGGCGTAGATAAAAAGAAAAATGTAAAAGTTATTTTAGAAGATATTCCTGCAGGAACTTATAATAAAGTGAAATTTGGTATTGGTATAGATCAAGAAAGATATATTGATGGACAAGCTGCACAAGAAGATTTTTGGACAAAAGCCGAAGATTACAGTTTAACATGGAGCTGGCAAGCAGGTTATAAATTTGTTGTTTTAGAAGGTGATTTTACATCAGAAACTCAAACTGAAGAAAGTAAATTTATGTTACATATTGCGAGTAGAGGTACTACTGTTGATTTATATAAAGAAGTAGAATTATCTATGGAAACAGCTTTAGTTAGTAATGATAAATCTCCGCAAATACATATTAAAGTAAATGCTGATAAGATGCTTGATGGTTCTAATAAGATTAAATTATCTGAAGGAGAAACTATTATGGGAGGAGATAAAGCTGCTTTAATTGCTGATAACAATAAAGAAATGTTTTCGGTACATCACGTACATAATGGAAGTGATAGTCATCACTAA
- a CDS encoding DUF2911 domain-containing protein → MKNRIFLTAVLMLTVFFSNTVMGQKFEKLDRSPMDAASYPSSSRISDKLVKVIYSRPQLKRRAISKLAPNEKVWRTGANEAPEITFYKDVNFGGKEVKSGTYTLFTIPGDKEWTVILSTAKNVWGAYSYSESEDVVRVSATISKSKKSIEAFSIVFNGQENDAIMYLGWGKVIVSVPVKG, encoded by the coding sequence ATGAAAAATAGAATCTTTCTTACAGCGGTTTTAATGCTTACAGTATTTTTTTCTAATACTGTAATGGGGCAGAAATTTGAAAAATTAGATAGAAGCCCGATGGATGCCGCAAGTTATCCAAGTAGTTCTCGTATTTCAGATAAATTAGTGAAAGTAATTTACAGCCGTCCGCAATTAAAAAGAAGAGCTATTTCTAAATTAGCACCGAATGAAAAAGTTTGGAGAACAGGAGCTAACGAAGCTCCAGAAATTACGTTTTATAAAGATGTAAATTTTGGAGGTAAAGAAGTTAAATCAGGAACTTATACTTTGTTTACGATTCCTGGGGATAAAGAATGGACGGTAATTTTAAGTACAGCAAAAAATGTTTGGGGTGCTTATTCTTATAGTGAATCTGAAGATGTGGTAAGAGTATCGGCTACTATTTCTAAATCAAAAAAATCGATTGAAGCATTTTCAATTGTATTCAACGGACAAGAAAATGATGCAATCATGTATTTAGGATGGGGAAAAGTAATTGTATCTGTACCAGTAAAAGGATAA
- a CDS encoding TonB-dependent receptor, whose protein sequence is MKKTIIILFIALLVPMINGFAQIVYKGKITDKNNNPIIGATIISSNNKGTASDFEGGFSIKLKNPKVKITTVGYQTKIVTFLNKLNTIQLEEDLESLEEVIISASREVQKRKDIPAAIGIVSEKDIEETKAFGIEQLVNQVPGVYMSTSMAASNEQHMMAIRSPISTKSLFLYLEDGLPIRPVAVFNHNALLEMNSTAFGRVEVVKGPASSIYGSEAIGGSINFMTKNPRKEFGGSVDIEANTLGLQKIGAEISTTVLDKHGFYVGVHKIRRVNGLLEHSDYEKFAITFKNVNDFSENLRWTNTVSFIDFRSDMGSSSLSEENYLAGKYKSNHTFAERVATTLRFRTTLDKKWNENNKTSFNFIYRNNEMNQIPSYRISTRSPFGEINSNKFTSAVGLVQHKIDFNFADASLIVGGTVDYSPQDYYAKKIEVTYNEDTQKFVSYKMTDLYNMFYQADILNYATYAQFEISPLDNLKLTAAVRYDGFSYDYDNKDEGASGVNDQKVTYNNISPKVGLNYNITNKSGIYSNYSKGFTPPQIGSLFRNSGIEGEVYKLKPANFDNYEIGGYVTVNSEIKLDVAVYRLDGKNRLVTTSDDSGNYLQQNAGKTRSQGVELGFNWEILNNLTFDYNGSYASHKYLDFYEAVKDNKTKTYSKIDHSNTDMQTAPNYIASMSLKYKPIDNLLLTLQHEQIGKYNTSYENQVVIGEDTLGNDIMGTAVYDGHHLFNLKAVYTYKKIDICAQALNIFDELYSTRASYRYGKNSYSVGAPRAFHFGMKYNF, encoded by the coding sequence ATGAAAAAAACAATAATAATTTTATTCATAGCGCTTTTAGTGCCTATGATTAATGGTTTTGCACAAATAGTATATAAAGGAAAAATTACTGATAAAAATAATAACCCTATTATAGGAGCTACTATTATTTCTAGTAATAATAAAGGAACAGCTTCTGATTTTGAAGGTGGTTTTTCTATCAAATTAAAAAATCCGAAAGTAAAAATTACAACAGTTGGATATCAAACAAAAATTGTAACATTTTTAAATAAGTTAAACACAATTCAATTAGAAGAAGACTTAGAAAGTTTAGAGGAGGTAATTATATCAGCAAGTAGAGAGGTTCAAAAACGAAAAGATATTCCTGCAGCAATTGGAATAGTATCTGAAAAAGATATTGAAGAAACAAAAGCTTTTGGAATCGAACAGTTGGTAAATCAAGTTCCTGGAGTGTATATGAGTACTTCAATGGCGGCAAGTAATGAACAACATATGATGGCTATTCGTAGTCCGATATCAACAAAATCGTTGTTTTTATACTTAGAAGATGGTTTGCCGATTCGTCCTGTTGCGGTGTTTAATCACAATGCTTTGTTGGAAATGAATAGTACTGCTTTTGGTAGAGTTGAGGTAGTAAAAGGACCTGCATCGAGTATTTATGGAAGTGAAGCTATTGGAGGAAGTATTAATTTTATGACTAAAAATCCGAGAAAAGAATTCGGAGGATCTGTCGATATTGAAGCAAATACTTTAGGATTACAAAAAATAGGAGCAGAAATATCAACAACAGTTTTAGATAAACACGGTTTTTATGTAGGTGTACATAAAATACGTCGTGTAAATGGATTACTTGAACATTCTGATTATGAAAAATTTGCGATTACTTTTAAAAATGTAAACGATTTTTCTGAAAATTTACGTTGGACAAATACTGTTTCTTTTATCGATTTTCGTTCAGATATGGGATCAAGTTCTTTATCCGAAGAAAATTATTTAGCAGGAAAATATAAGAGTAATCACACGTTTGCAGAAAGAGTTGCTACAACTTTACGTTTTCGTACTACGTTAGATAAAAAATGGAATGAGAACAATAAAACGTCTTTTAATTTTATCTATAGAAATAACGAAATGAATCAAATTCCTTCTTATAGAATTTCAACAAGAAGTCCGTTTGGAGAAATTAATTCGAATAAATTTACAAGTGCAGTAGGGCTTGTGCAACATAAAATAGACTTTAATTTTGCTGATGCTTCTTTAATTGTTGGTGGTACTGTTGATTATTCTCCGCAAGATTATTATGCCAAGAAAATTGAAGTAACTTATAATGAAGATACACAAAAGTTTGTTAGTTATAAAATGACTGATTTGTATAATATGTTTTATCAGGCTGATATTTTAAATTATGCAACTTATGCTCAATTTGAAATTTCGCCGTTAGATAATTTGAAATTAACAGCCGCGGTTCGTTACGATGGTTTTAGTTATGATTACGATAATAAAGATGAAGGAGCTTCAGGAGTTAATGACCAAAAAGTAACTTATAATAATATTTCGCCTAAAGTTGGATTAAATTATAATATCACTAATAAATCAGGGATTTACTCAAATTATTCAAAAGGATTTACTCCGCCACAAATAGGTTCGTTATTTAGAAATAGCGGTATTGAAGGAGAAGTTTACAAATTAAAACCAGCAAATTTTGATAATTATGAAATTGGAGGATATGTTACTGTAAATTCTGAGATTAAATTAGATGTTGCTGTATATCGATTAGACGGTAAAAACAGATTAGTTACAACTTCTGATGATAGCGGAAATTATTTACAGCAAAATGCTGGAAAAACTCGTTCGCAAGGAGTTGAGTTAGGTTTTAATTGGGAAATATTAAATAACTTAACTTTTGATTATAACGGAAGTTATGCATCACATAAATATCTTGATTTTTATGAGGCTGTAAAAGATAATAAAACAAAAACATATTCAAAAATTGACCATTCAAATACGGATATGCAAACTGCGCCAAATTATATCGCTTCAATGTCGTTAAAATATAAGCCTATTGATAATTTATTATTGACTTTACAGCACGAGCAAATAGGAAAATATAATACTAGTTATGAAAATCAAGTAGTAATTGGAGAAGATACTTTAGGAAACGATATTATGGGAACGGCTGTTTATGATGGGCATCATCTTTTTAATTTAAAAGCTGTTTATACTTACAAAAAAATTGATATTTGTGCACAAGCTTTAAATATTTTTGATGAATTATATTCTACAAGAGCTTCTTATCGATATGGTAAAAACTCTTATAGTGTAGGTGCTCCAAGAGCATTTCATTTTGGAATGAAGTATAACTTTTAA
- the tyrS gene encoding tyrosine--tRNA ligase, whose amino-acid sequence MKNLVEELRWRGMIHDMMPGTEEQLQKEMTAAYIGFDPTSDSLHIGSLVPIILLVHLEKSGHKPVALVGGATGMIGDPSGKSDERNLLNEEALAKNVAGIQRTLGRFLNFDSSAKNAPLLVNNYDWMKDFSFIEFARDVGKRITVNYMMGKESVKKRISGEGAGGMSFTEFTYQLIQGYDFYHLYKNHNCLLQMGGSDQWGNITTGTELVRRMNVGEEAKAYAMTCPLITKADGSKFGKSEGGNIWLDADKTSVYKFYQFWLNTSDADAEKYIKIFTFLDQQTVEDLIKKHQETPHERALQKTLANAVTTFVHSEEALEKAIAASNILFGKSTADDLKGLDEQTFLDVFDGVPQAEVSKDDISEGLSMIDALSGKTNFLKSNGDAKRALKENAVSVNKEKVKEDFVITSEDLIADKYVLLQRGKKSYFLLKVA is encoded by the coding sequence ATGAAGAATTTAGTAGAAGAATTACGTTGGCGTGGAATGATTCACGACATGATGCCAGGAACAGAAGAGCAATTGCAAAAAGAAATGACAGCGGCATATATTGGTTTTGATCCAACCTCTGATTCGTTACATATTGGAAGTTTAGTGCCAATTATATTACTTGTACATTTAGAAAAATCGGGGCATAAACCTGTAGCTTTAGTTGGAGGTGCAACAGGAATGATTGGAGATCCTTCAGGGAAATCAGATGAGCGTAATTTGTTAAACGAAGAGGCTTTAGCTAAAAATGTAGCAGGAATTCAACGAACTTTAGGACGTTTCTTAAATTTTGATAGTTCTGCTAAAAATGCTCCTTTACTTGTTAATAATTATGATTGGATGAAAGATTTTTCATTCATTGAATTTGCTAGAGATGTAGGTAAACGTATTACCGTAAACTACATGATGGGAAAAGAATCTGTTAAAAAAAGAATTTCTGGAGAAGGTGCTGGAGGGATGAGTTTTACAGAGTTTACTTACCAATTAATTCAAGGATATGATTTTTATCATTTATATAAAAACCACAATTGTTTATTACAAATGGGTGGTTCAGACCAATGGGGAAACATTACCACAGGTACTGAATTAGTTCGTAGAATGAATGTCGGTGAAGAGGCAAAAGCCTACGCAATGACTTGTCCATTAATTACCAAAGCTGATGGTTCAAAATTTGGGAAATCTGAAGGTGGAAATATTTGGTTAGATGCTGATAAAACATCAGTATATAAATTCTATCAATTTTGGTTAAATACTTCGGATGCAGATGCAGAAAAGTATATTAAAATTTTTACTTTTTTAGATCAACAAACTGTTGAAGATTTAATTAAAAAACATCAAGAAACGCCACATGAAAGAGCGCTTCAAAAAACATTAGCAAATGCAGTTACAACTTTTGTACACTCGGAAGAAGCATTAGAAAAAGCAATTGCAGCTTCTAATATTTTATTCGGAAAATCTACTGCTGATGATTTAAAAGGTTTAGACGAACAGACTTTTTTAGATGTTTTTGATGGAGTTCCACAAGCAGAAGTTTCTAAAGATGATATTTCAGAAGGGTTATCAATGATTGATGCTTTATCAGGAAAAACAAATTTCTTAAAATCAAATGGAGATGCTAAGAGAGCTCTAAAAGAAAATGCTGTTTCTGTAAATAAAGAAAAAGTAAAAGAAGATTTTGTAATTACTTCAGAAGATTTAATAGCTGATAAATATGTGTTATTACAACGTGGAAAAAAGAGTTATTTTTTATTGAAAGTAGCATAG